One window of the Fusobacterium perfoetens genome contains the following:
- a CDS encoding carbamoyl phosphate synthase small subunit: MKGKLILENGKVFEGKIFGELADSVGEISFNTGMTGYQEMLTDPAGHGLMMVMTYPMIGNYGINTEDMESDRIHLRALIIKEDAKLPNNFRCEMTLDGFLRQYNVTGFKGVDTRYLTQIIRDNGSMKAIITAEDLTKKEIQERFESFSNKNAAKEVSCKEKYEIKGEGKRIGVLDLGVKRSTLDYLKSEGFDVVVFPYNTTAEEILNENLSALIVSNGPGNPEDLSETIEELKKLIGKVQIFGEVLGHQVLALALGGKTAKLKYGHRGGYPVRDMKTGKVIITSQNTGYVVEELPEGVEMTHQGINVKTIEGMKSEALKVTGVQFMPDLYESPKDVFVNFLKLV, encoded by the coding sequence TTTCTTTCAATACAGGTATGACCGGATATCAGGAAATGCTTACAGATCCTGCAGGACATGGACTTATGATGGTTATGACTTATCCAATGATAGGGAACTATGGAATAAATACAGAGGATATGGAATCAGACAGAATACATTTAAGAGCTCTTATAATAAAAGAAGATGCGAAACTACCTAATAACTTCAGATGTGAAATGACTTTAGATGGATTTTTAAGACAATATAATGTTACAGGATTTAAGGGAGTTGATACAAGATACCTTACTCAAATTATAAGAGATAACGGAAGCATGAAAGCTATAATAACAGCTGAAGATTTAACAAAAAAAGAAATTCAAGAAAGATTTGAAAGCTTCTCAAATAAAAATGCAGCAAAAGAAGTAAGTTGTAAAGAAAAATATGAAATTAAAGGTGAAGGAAAAAGAATAGGTGTTCTTGATTTAGGAGTAAAAAGAAGCACACTGGATTATCTAAAATCAGAAGGATTTGATGTGGTTGTATTCCCTTATAATACAACAGCAGAAGAAATATTAAACGAAAATCTTTCTGCACTTATAGTTTCAAATGGGCCAGGAAATCCTGAAGATTTATCAGAAACAATAGAAGAACTTAAAAAACTTATAGGAAAAGTTCAAATATTTGGAGAAGTTTTAGGACATCAGGTTCTTGCTCTTGCTCTTGGAGGAAAAACAGCAAAACTTAAATATGGACATAGAGGAGGATATCCTGTAAGAGATATGAAAACAGGAAAAGTTATAATAACTTCTCAAAACACAGGATATGTTGTAGAAGAACTTCCTGAAGGTGTAGAAATGACTCATCAAGGAATAAATGTAAAAACAATAGAGGGAATGAAAAGTGAAGCTTTAAAAGTTACAGGTGTACAATTTATGCCTGATTTATATGAAAGTCCAAAAGATGTTTTTGTAAACTTTTTAAAACTTGTTTAA